One Orcinus orca chromosome 8, mOrcOrc1.1, whole genome shotgun sequence genomic window, tcctgtcctacccctaggttcatcagtaccatttttttttttagattccatatgtgtcaccatatggtatttgtttttctctttctgacttgcttcattctgtatgacagattctaggtccatctacctcactacaaatagttcaatttcgtttctttctgtggctgagtaatattccattgtatatatgtgccacattttctttatccattcatctgtcgatggacacttaggtagcttccatgtcctggctactgtaaatagtgctgcgatgaacattgtggtacatgtctccttttgaattatggttttctctgggtatatgcccagtagtgggattgctgggtcatatggtagttctatttttagttttttaaggaacctccatactgttctccatagtgactgtatcaatttacattcttatgTGTCTAAATCTGAATCAAGAAGTAGAGCTTACAGAAGATTCTTGAACTAGACTGTAATGAAATCAAAGTGATTCCTTGGGTAGGTTGAGTTTTTAGCACCATGCTGTACAGACTACCATGAGCGAGGTCTGGAGACTATTTAAAGTTGTCTAAGCACGATACAGGAAGGACCTGCGCTGTAGGTAATGAAAATGTGAACCACGCAGGCGAGGATGACAAATGCAACTCCTACCTCCTGCACACCAAGCTGTGGTTATAGCCTCTGagtgtctgtttctattttcctaAAATGTCTTAGTCATAATTGGATCTCATATTATTTAGCAAATTATTAGCACAGCCCTAGAAAACCTCTGGAGAACCAATTagctaaagataaaaattaaaatgttattcttaATTTATACTGGTTCCTAAGCAGGTGAGTTGCTTGAATTTGAGACTCTTGTACTTAAGCTACTCTCAATTTCAAGAAATGATTCCATTTTTCACGCAGGGCATTAAGAATCTGTCAAAAACGATGATTCAAACAGTTGTACTACACACTAGTGGTCATTATATGAAATGATCATGACTATTAACCATTGCCATCATTTCCTTTAATGATACCTTCTAACTTTGCTCTGGTTTTGCATTTTTAGGTTGGGTCCTTCCTTTTATGTTCCTAAGTACAACTAGCTCTAAGCAGATCAGCTAAAAAAATAAGGTTAAATGTGCTGTGTCCCAGTTAAGTCAGGGGAGGCACATCCTACAACCCCATCTAAAGTCTTTGGAGATGGATGCCTAAAACGTGGCCTATCTACTTCCCTTAGGGAATTCTGGCATTTTAAGAGGAACAGGCACCTAATAGTATGCTCTGAATCCAGAAAAGGCTTAATACACATTGTTCACAGCACAGACCTGAATAGTCATTCAATACAAATTGTGTTGAATCAATGAATGCACCAGTGATATCAAGAATTTTTTCATggattgacatttaaaaattgggagtAACCAGAAGTAGCCTACTacccaacttaaaaataaaaagatttaaaaaaaatgattaaaaaaggaCTTAGAATAACTATCTACCCATACTCAAGTGCAATTATCTATGCATTTCCAGTTTGTATAAATGCATTATGTGTATCTTCTAAAAGCCTATAAGAAGATATGATGTGTGATCCTACCCTTCAAGCAGCTTCTAGAAAACTAGCTAATTAACTGCTGCATATTTTAGCTTTcatagcaatttaaaaataataatggaaaaagcTCACTAAACAATGGAAGACAGAAAACTTGCCCTTTAAAAGATAATTCTAGGCCAGTATTTCCTAAGCATGTTCTATTAGTTTGTTAAGTGTTCTATGTGGCCAGAAACATTTACAAACTGCTGCATGGTATAGTCCCCTTTTGGAGGAGATGGTGAAAAAAACTACTATATGTATGACACCATCATTTTAGAGATACACACTGACTAGAGGACATACCTTGATTCTGAAATGTTAACGTAGGAAGGAACAAAAAGCATAAGTTAGAATCAAAGAAATAAGGTAGTAACTCTATGGTTTTAGGGAAATCACCTAAgtctcaacttttttttaaatggtaacaaaaataataacctaTTCTATAGGATCATGCTAAGGACTGAATGAGTTCATACACGTAAAAATCTGTACACAAAGTTAACGTACAGCAAACAGCAAGaaacatattcatttttattactggAGATTCAGAATGTACATAGGATATCAAAGGTCTGAGAAGTCCTACAGCAAGGGGGACAGTGaagctggatttcttttttttgtttgtttttttggtttttttgcggttcgcgggcctctcactgctgtggcctctcccgttgcggagcacaggctccggatgcgcaggctcagtggccatggctcacgggcttagcctctctgcggcatgtgggatcttcccggaccggggcacgaacccgtgtcccctgcatcggcaggcggactcccaaccactgcgccaccagggaagcccgaagctgGATTTCTTAAATGCATTTGACCATGTATATTAATCCAGATTCTCAGTCGCAAGATTCAGAAGCCGATGCTGGCTAAACATGAAATCATTTATTCAAGGGATGTTGGGTAGCTTGCAGAATTACTCAGTAGGCTACAGAAACAGTAGTCTAGAGAAACCGGATCGAACCTAAGCTTCCAGAAACTCAGATCCTACATAGAACAGGCGTGATAAGGACACTGCTGCCAGCTACCACTGAGCACTAGGTCCTGTAATCTGCAAAGCTCCAAGGAATTCAACTTGAATGCAACTGTTCCTGGGGCCAGCAGTGATCCTGTTTCTGTGTCAAGCATAGGACTCAGCAAACTCCACTATCTCCCAAGGATGGAGGTCTTTTCTGCCACCAACCTCCCCAGAAAAAACTGGGTTCTGCATTGCACCCTCTTCCTCTAGTTGCTCACTTCTGAATCAGTATGATCTGTGGAATCTAGGTCATATGCCTGTGCCCTAGCTGCAAATAAAGCAGAGGAAGAAAGTTTTATGGACTCTTCCTGGGGAGGGGAGCCTCCCATGACTAGAAGTTCCCCAAAGGTAGCAAATGTGTTTAACAGTTACTGGAAACCCAAAACACATGATAAATGTCCACTACACTGTGAAACACCTACTCCTCCGTCTAAAAACTATAACTTCTTACAGAGAACACTAGTGGGTATATTCCTTCCCTTAGCAGGACACACATCAACATCTTTCTTTTTAGCTCCAGGGAAGAGACTAAACTTCAATAGAGTTTAATGTTAGAAAGTGTCTTCTAGGGCACCCATTGATCTTAGAACATTCTGAGATAGAGGGTGGGCCTAAAAGTCACTATAAATAGGgtagaaacagagaaggaaatctGCCTGGAGTAGGGCATGAGGTGGAGGCTGCATGACTAGAGGGCACTGCAGTTCTCTCTGTGATTGCTGTTCTCATCACCGCTTGGGTAGATCCTACTTGCCCCATTACTTCCCATCTACACTGGCATTTTCCTGGTGTCCTGTTTCTGAACACAACCACATGGGAACCCTACAGCATAAGAACAGGATGGAGCAGCCTGGGAAGGGCTGAGATATAGAAACAGACCCTTCCTCTGAGTGCATGTATTGTGTGCACCAGAGCCAGGTACAGATGGGGACACCCGGACCGGCAGATGGGCTGTGGGGACAGGTGACAGAGAtaatgtggtatgtgtgtgtggtgggatcAGACGTAACACATCAGGGACCCCATGTACATTCTGTCACTTAATCTCACAACAATTCTAAAAGGTAGTTGGATGTGGCCATAGAGTGAATCCAAAGGAAGTAGCTGGTGGAGATTCAGGCAATGGGCACCAGGAGAGCACCAGGTAAATGGGTCAGAATGTCTCGGGGCCCCATCAGCCATTGAGATGGACCCGAAAGACAGGATTCTCAATCTTGGGAACGCAGCAACAAGAGCAGACCAGGGCCCTCATTCTAAATAGACAAATCTGCCAAAACATATTATAAAGACTGAGCTTGGGCACAGGAATGCATAAAAGAGCTATTATTAGAGTTAAATATGATGTGGACAGTGAGATAGACGTATCAGAGCTCCTGATCTATAGGCTGACCGTGTAACTTAAATTACAGACCAGAAATGGGGGGGTTATTAATAAGTATGCTAGGACCACAGGCATAAACAAGGAATGTTCCATAAAATGGGACATATGATCACCCCAGTTATATATTTCCTGGCCCTAGTGAATCCCCAGGCAGAATTCAACTAAACACGgctaagaaaaggaaagaatgcaaaggttgaaaactaaagaaaatctgACTTAAGAgagactctttttcttttctttcctttggtttttaatatttgaagagatgatgtGAAAAATCAGAGATGCtagcatacatttattttttattttttctctcttaattcaCAGCCAGAGGCTACCACGATTATTCCAGCAACAGCACAGGCAGGAAAATTCTTGTGGAAAGTTTCTTTAGAAGAGCAAGAGGGTGAATTTCCCTTGGCAGTGGGGTCAGCAGCAAGAAGGAGGCTGGTCTCAGTGACAAACTCCTTCAACACCCTGCTAGTTTCAGCTTCAGGTATGGCTGAGCTGatatatccacaggatttctccAGGATGTGGCCATGAGGACAAAGCCAGACGTTGTGGACTTTGGCTCATTAGAAGTTTTGGAAacgtaaaaaaaaggaaatcagatgTTTATCACCAGACTGACTATGATGTCACTCAAGAGGACTTTCGTTGTTAGGAGATTCACTTTCTAAGAGAAAGATCTTATGGGAAATGTTCCCTGATCCCAAAGGTTACCAACAAATGAATTGGTAGCTGTCTCCGAATGCTGCCATCTTAGCTTCAGGCAGACGGTTTGATCTGGGCCTCTGTTTTGTACATGCTGAAATACTATCCTCGGAAAGTAAGTAGAGCTTTATCAGAgatcttttttcaaaaaagactTTTTGAACCATTTGACACACCAGCTTGTCAATGCTGCAGTATTGTTCCTGCGTGTCTAGGTGTCAACTTTGAATACTAACTTGGCACTGGGAAGCCATTTTCACTATTAAGACATTCAGAAGGACAATTTCAACAGCAGTATGtttggaggaaagagaaatgtGGGTTCTACCTTTCACAATGAGGCCTTGTACCCTCTTGGTCATATTAGCAGTTCAGTGCCTTGTGAAATTCCCTCCACCCTCTCTCCATACAAAGCTTCTCTTCAAAGTTTACACTTGCAGGGATTTAGAGGATTAGAAATCCAGTATTAAGTACATGGCGGGTCAGCCAGGCCTTAAGTTAATGAACATCATGCCCTTAAGCAGAGTTTGACACTGTAATTGTTGTGCAAGGAATGTCAGAGTGAGGTGAAAGAAAATGTCCAGAACGTCCTTTGTCCCACAAGCAATTTCAACCCTCCCCACAAATTTATAGgtgtcttccttccttttattttcctgttagCACTTACTGGCTATCCATCCGCCCCCCCGCCCATCCTCCCCCCACAGATTTTACTTatgttttgttgttactgttataCATGAAGTCAGGATTCTGTCTGTTTTGTAAGTTTCTCTAttcccagtgcctggtacataacagGTGTTCCATAATgtttgtcgaatgaatgaatgatggaagaCTCCCCTCCTCATATAAATATGAGTCATTcaatggatggacctacagattgtcataccgagtgaagtaagtcagacagagaaagacaaatgtcatacaATATTggttatatgcggaatctaaaaaaatggtacaaatgaacctatttacaaagcagaaatagaatcacagatgtagaaaataaacttatggttaccaagggggaagggaggggataaattgggagattgggattgacatatacatactatatatactatttatatactatatataaaatagataactaataagaacctactatatagcacagagaattctaCTCAGTACTcagtaatgacctatataggaataGAACCTaacaaagagtggatatatgtatatgtataactgattcactttgtggtacagcagaaactaatacaacattgtaaatcaactaaactccaagaaaaattaaaaaataaaaaataaatgagtcattcAATGTCGACTGCCCTCCAGATGTAAGATAACCAATTAAGAAAAGGAGTTCTCCAAAATTCTACTCTTTTACCCCTGTGCCTGGAGGCTTCAAAGTATGGGGCTAAGgaataggtgaatggatgaattcACCcacattttggaatattttaaaaagccggACTAACATCCAAGAATcagtctattaaaaatataatatttcttaaatttctataacttaatcatatctgcgAATGTTGCTTGACCAGTCTCTCTTTACAACAATAaattcttcaaacaaacaaaccagaaagGTTCAACGAGAGCCAAGAAGTAGAAAATGACAGATACTGTGTCCTgaatcaaaggggaaaaaatcctaaaaaaacaGGGGAAACAaaggattttaaaaggaaagaaggggaaaaacatACAAGCACACTGGGGCCTCAAGAAGGAAAACAAGGAACGGAGAAGTAAAAATTTCTAAACATAAGGCCAATTTAGAGACAGCACTGAGAGAAGGCAGGCACTGAGACTCTCCATGAAACAGCTGAAACGAAGGAACATCCCAACTATGACAAAATAAAGAGGCACCAccaccttttcctccttctccatcACCTCCCACCCCAAGTGGCTGCTTACTCCtgctggtgtttacactttagtGATATTCTCATATCAGGTTTTTCTTTGTAATCTCTAAAGCCATTACCTTAATTCAAGGCTTTGTCATTTTCCCGTAAGAATACAATAACTACCAAGTGGTTCTGTCTCCAGGTTTAATTGCCTCCAATCTACCTTTCCATAGTCCCCAGGGCAAATCTGACCATTCTACCCTCTGTAAAACCAGTCAGAGGCTCCTCCCCAGTCTATCTGAATGATGTCCATTCAAGCTATATTTTCCAACCATTCTCTGGTGATGCGCACAAATATTCACAAGTCCTAAGTGTGAATTTCCATAAGTGCAGAGACAATGCCTATCTTATTCACAGCTGAATCCCAGACAACTAGCGcagtgcctgtgctccacaagtaTTCAATACGTGTgttccacaaataaataaaaatggaaaaatcgtGATATAAAGCTATGCAGAATGCAATCTTAATAATGTaaaatgtgcatatatatttatatgcgcaagaaaatctcagaaaaatgTAGTAAaccatttacttttaattcatgctttttaaaaaagttttcaaaatataggATGATACTATTTTTCTCTCTGATACTgagatacaaaaatataaacagagacaaaagggagTAGAGCAAAAATTGTGCCCCCGACACGTCAGATAACAGCATGGGGTCTAATGGGAAGCGTAAAACCCCTCACCATGCCGCACGGGATTCTGCATCTTCCAGCCCTGACGCTGCCCCACTTCCTGCTACTCCTCTGCCACCCGGGAGAGTGAACAGTACCAAGCCACACTACGCTCTTCACGTTGGTATTTGCCATTTACTCTCTCACCCCACTCTTCCAGTATTGCCAGCATGCTAGTTCTGTGTTCTCGCCATCTTTTCATTTCTAGGGCCAAGCCCAATCCCCAGCAGACAGAAGAACGTAAGTGCCGCTGGGGTAAACTAATTCGTACTTGAATGAAGCAGTGACACTGCATGTGAGGCCCATTTCTTTCATTGACTCTAGAACCACACTCACCTAACAGGGTTGccgtgaggactaaatgagaaaaTGCGCAAAAGCATGCCTGACACACAATAAGCCCTCAATAAAGGAACACGGTTATTAAACATTATCGGTGTGATCACGCCCAAGTTGCTTTGCTGCCTTGGCCACAGTCATCTTAAATGGCGGATCATAGCTCCACTCATCCCCTTGAAATGAGAAAGCGCTGAAAGCAGCTTGGGAACTATAAATCGCTAAACGAACACACACTATCAACATGATGATCATGACGATGATTATATGCCATTTTCTTTGGGAATCTTGCCTACAGTAAGTTTATCCTCTAAGGTCACATTACCTTTGCTGATGTTTCAAACCATCCTACGAAACCATGCTCCTTGCAGAACTGGTCCATCTTGAGGCCATTGTTCATGAGCACATCTTTCCCCTGGTCACATTTGTTGGCCAACAAAACCACGGACACTGGTTTGCCATTAGGGAGGCTTAACTTGGAGTCCAAATCGTTTTTCCACTTGGTCACTGCTTCAAATGTAGCTGGTCTGGTGACATCGAAGACAATAAATGCACCCATAGCTTCTCGGTAATAGACCCTCGTCATGTTTCCAAATCTTTCTTGACCTATcaccaaaaagaaatagaaatcaaaaacacattACAGTTGTAAACTGAATCATACATGGGAACCTAATAAGACCTCATATGAGCAGACCACTCAGTAAAGTGCTTCATTGCTTATCTCTAAAGAATGCATTAAATATGAAGTCAGGCAGCTCTGTTGATCTTTGAGTCCTGAGGGGATTCATtcacttaataagtatttattgaaatgtCTGTGTACCATGTAACAGTCCAGAACTCTGCTAATACAGTatcccactagccacatgtggctacttcagtttaaattaattaaaactaaataaaatttaaaattcagttcctcagtcacactagctagctacatttcaagtgttcaataaccacatgtggttagtggctacaGTATTAGACACCCCAAGAGAGAACGTTTCCATTATCATAGAATGTTCTATTGGACAACATTGTTCTAAATACTTGGGATACAATGATTAAAACATGAAAATCCCTACCAtgatggagcttacattttagtgggaCGATAGATTAGTATGTTACAAAGGCATCCACAGTCAACGTTAATCAAGGATAACAgtaatagctagcatttattgtATGTTCACTAACCATCAGTGATGTGATTCCCATAAATAATCATTAAGGTACAATTATTAGGCCCATTTTAAAGTGACAAAATTGAGACCAATATggctaagtaacttgttcaaTTTATACAGATGGTAAGCTTAAGAAGTTACAATTCAAATCTGAGCTTTTTGAATCCAGAGCCCATAGTCATTTACCAACATTGaatactcttaaccactgagccatagTCTTATAATACTATCTCTCCCCCAAGTTTATATAGCAGGAGTGTCCCATTCAACTCAACTGAACAGATAACAGATATTTACGCATCAATGCCAGTCTCTGAGCTACATGCTAGGATTACAACAGTGAACTTGAGGGCCTATACCCTTAACTAGTCTACAGTCTATGGGATAAGGAAAGCACTCTGacatagaaataaacaaacaaagaaataaataaatggattagTCTTAGACCAATCAGCTAGAATCAGTTTTGCTCTGATTCTTAACTTTCTAAATGAATATTGGCAAATTTTAAACACACTAAGTTTAgctttcccatctgcaaaatggcagTAATAATAtgcacctcacagggttgttacgTGGATGAACTAAATTAACACATGTGAAACATCCAGCACAGTCCCTTACAACTCGTTGGTACTTGagttttccctccctttcttcagcatgttaaaaattatgaaagacaATATGACAAAGGTAGTGAAATCAGAGTTCTAGACCAGAGTttatgaaagaaaattacaggaatTTGAGCTGGTCAACCAAAATGAACAAAATCCTATTGCTTATAAGTCTATCCACTAATAGTTGCTGAAGGCAGGAGCTGTCAAAGACTGGGTTTATATTTTCTGAACCCAAAACTCCCGAAGTGCATGACCAAAGTTTTTTAATTCTGATTTGGGAATTTCTTTGTGTTCAGAGTCTTATgaagttttagaaattaaaacaaagttaAGTATGTATTGAATAAGTCAACttatcttcaaaaataaaatgctgaaacTGGCATGTATCTAAGAACATAGGTCAACAAACCTTTAAGAACACTTTACACTTAAGTTTGTGTTCAAGGTTTTGTGACGGTGAGTTTTAATTCAAGTTATCAAATTCTTTTGTAGGTCATGTTCACACTGGCATTAGCATTGTGGATTGTAAGAGAAACTGATCCGTAAGCACTTAATGAAAATGCATGAAGGTCAAGGCTTCCTATCCTAGTGTGTGAGCCTGTGTGCTCAAGCATGTATCACTTGAAAGAAGAACACTTTGTCAGGGCCAGCTCATGTCCATCCGAAAATATTTCTTACATGGGTTAtactagcatttaaaaaaatttcccccagTCATCTAGTCAATGAAAGAAAGTGGTATAATACTCCTCATATGACACAAAACCCACAGATGAACTTTCATTTTTTCCAATGAGTTcttaatttcattgttttccttttttttttttttagttccttatGCATACAGTGATTTCCTTTGATACTGATCAGGGTGGCCATGACATTTCAGGAAGATAGGGGAAAAAGGCCCTCTGTTATCATTCAGAACTCTGAAGGCCTCTAGGCTTTTTAAGGATGTCTTATGATCCCTTTCAGGGAACTAATCAGATGAAGGGCAAAGTCATGGGTTATTCAATAATCTGCTTGTCCAGGGGTTTTCATAGTAGAGTAAGGCAGCCCTCAAGAAGAAAgattttacatttcaaatataCGGCAAAAGGTCATTTTTAAGACTAT contains:
- the RAB38 gene encoding ras-related protein Rab-38 isoform X2; translation: MEITFLPTNTLEIHLHVEQLLQTPTECWQKTSDLPKGQERFGNMTRVYYREAMGAFIVFDVTRPATFEAVTKWKNDLDSKLSLPNGKPVSVVLLANKCDQGKDVLMNNGLKMDQFCKEHGFVGWFETSAKENINIDEASRCLVKHILANECDLMESIQPDIVKPHLTSPRVVSCSSCAKS